The following are encoded together in the Mycolicibacterium arabiense genome:
- a CDS encoding S9 family peptidase, whose amino-acid sequence MSFVPRPAQPALPAAPFTDLDDYLQIPRVAGLAVSPDGSRVVTTISELDESGTEYRTAIWELDPAGGSAARRLTHGPKGESAPTFTSAGDLLFLSARPKPGDHDDQSPAALWRLPASGGEAVAAFEAPGGVDAVMAARGADVVVVKTALSPSARTLDDDRRLRALRKDGKVSAVLHAGYPVRYWDHDIGPAQPHLLAVDDGRDVTPDPGQALREAGVDLSRDGRFAVTTWQAPAPGAATRSRLVRIDLATAERTVIVDDPGADLFGPAVAPDGTRVAYLRETFITPTEAPRITLWLATFDGTTTQVAAGWDRWPTSVAWSDDGSALVVTADDNGRGPVFVIDPTDSGVERRTDDDFTYTDVHPVAGGDVFAMRSSYARPPHPVRVTAEGGVTELPCVDAPNLPGELSELTATAADGTPVRSWLILPDTTDPAPLLLWIHGGPLASWNAWHWRWCPWLLAAQGYAVLLPDPALSTGYGQDFVQRGWGAWGAAPYTDLIAATDAACAHPRVDGNRTAAMGGSFGGYMANWIAGRTDRFDAIVTHASLWALDQFGHTTDGSYWWAREMTTEMTDANSPHRHVERISTPMLVIHGDKDYRVPIGEGLRLWYELLSSSALPAADDGTSPHRFLYFPDEGHWVAKPQHAKIWYQVVTSFLGTHVLDRPEELPETLG is encoded by the coding sequence GTGTCCTTCGTTCCCCGGCCCGCGCAGCCCGCACTGCCCGCCGCGCCGTTCACCGACCTCGACGACTACCTTCAGATCCCTCGGGTGGCCGGCCTCGCCGTATCGCCCGACGGGTCGCGTGTCGTCACCACGATCAGCGAACTCGACGAGTCGGGAACCGAATACCGCACGGCCATCTGGGAACTCGACCCGGCCGGTGGCTCGGCCGCCCGCCGGCTCACGCACGGACCCAAGGGCGAGTCGGCGCCTACGTTCACCAGCGCCGGAGACCTGCTGTTCCTCTCCGCGCGGCCCAAGCCCGGTGACCATGACGACCAGTCGCCCGCCGCGCTGTGGCGGCTCCCAGCATCGGGCGGGGAAGCGGTCGCGGCGTTCGAGGCGCCGGGTGGAGTCGACGCCGTGATGGCCGCCCGCGGTGCCGACGTCGTCGTGGTCAAGACGGCACTGTCGCCCTCGGCGCGCACCCTCGACGACGACCGGCGACTACGCGCATTGCGCAAGGACGGCAAGGTATCGGCGGTGCTGCACGCCGGCTATCCGGTGCGGTACTGGGATCACGACATCGGACCCGCTCAACCGCACCTGCTCGCCGTCGACGACGGGCGGGACGTCACACCGGATCCGGGGCAAGCGCTGCGGGAGGCAGGCGTCGACCTCAGCCGCGACGGCCGCTTCGCCGTCACCACGTGGCAGGCCCCGGCTCCCGGGGCGGCCACCCGCAGCAGACTGGTGCGGATCGACCTGGCGACCGCGGAACGGACCGTCATCGTCGACGATCCGGGTGCCGATCTGTTCGGGCCGGCGGTGGCGCCGGACGGGACCCGCGTCGCATACCTGCGCGAGACGTTCATTACGCCCACCGAGGCGCCACGAATCACCTTGTGGCTGGCGACGTTCGACGGTACGACCACCCAGGTCGCCGCCGGGTGGGACCGATGGCCCACGTCGGTGGCGTGGTCGGACGACGGCTCGGCACTGGTGGTCACCGCGGACGATAACGGCCGCGGGCCGGTCTTCGTGATCGACCCGACCGACTCGGGTGTCGAACGTCGCACCGACGACGACTTCACCTACACCGACGTGCATCCCGTCGCCGGTGGTGACGTCTTCGCCATGCGCAGTTCCTACGCCAGGCCGCCGCATCCCGTCCGGGTCACCGCCGAGGGGGGCGTCACGGAGTTGCCGTGCGTGGATGCTCCCAACCTGCCCGGCGAGCTGTCGGAACTCACCGCCACCGCGGCCGACGGCACGCCGGTGCGGTCCTGGTTGATCCTGCCCGACACCACGGACCCCGCACCCCTGCTGCTGTGGATCCACGGTGGCCCGCTCGCCAGCTGGAACGCCTGGCACTGGCGCTGGTGCCCGTGGCTGCTCGCGGCACAGGGATACGCCGTGCTGCTGCCCGATCCGGCGCTGTCGACGGGTTACGGCCAGGACTTCGTCCAGCGTGGTTGGGGCGCTTGGGGAGCCGCGCCGTACACCGATCTGATCGCCGCAACCGATGCCGCCTGCGCACACCCCCGCGTGGACGGCAACCGCACCGCGGCGATGGGTGGCTCGTTCGGCGGGTACATGGCGAACTGGATCGCCGGACGGACCGACCGCTTCGATGCCATCGTCACCCACGCCAGCCTGTGGGCGCTCGACCAGTTCGGGCACACCACCGACGGCTCCTACTGGTGGGCGCGGGAGATGACCACCGAGATGACGGATGCGAACTCACCGCACCGCCATGTCGAGCGCATCAGCACGCCGATGCTGGTGATCCACGGGGACAAGGATTACCGGGTACCGATCGGCGAGGGCCTCCGGCTCTGGTACGAGCTGCTGTCGAGTTCGGCGCTGCCCGCGGCCGACGACGGCACCAGCCCGCACCGCTTCCTCTACTTCCCGGACGAGGGGCACTGGGTCGCCAAACCGCAGCACGCCAAGATCTGGTACCAGGTGGTGACCTCCTTCCTGGGCACACACGTGCTCGACCGCCCGGAGGAGCTGCCCGAGACCCTCGGCTGA
- a CDS encoding saccharopine dehydrogenase family protein, producing MTAEQREFDVVVYGATGFVGKLTADYLARAGSGARIALAGRSATKLRDVRDSLGPAASDWPLIEADASQPSSLNDMAARTRVVVTTVGPYTKYGLPLVAACAAAGTDYADLTGETMFVRDSIDTHHEQAADNGARIVHACGFDSIPSDLSVYALHRRAEQDGAGQLGETTLVVRRFAGGISGGTLASMLEVLDTSSSDPEARRQMNDPYTLSTDRSAEPELGHQSDTPWRRGRDIAPELDGVWTGAFAMGAPNSRIVRRSNALLDWSYGRTFRYAETMSMGSSVVAPVAAALDTAANVAMLGLGGRYFNKLPRGLIERVLPKPGTGPSEKARENGHYTVETYTTTTTGARYRATMSQQGDPGYKATSVLLGECGLALALDRDALSDLHGVLTPAAALGDALLARFPAAGVSLETERLA from the coding sequence ATGACCGCAGAGCAGCGTGAATTCGACGTAGTGGTGTACGGCGCGACGGGATTCGTCGGGAAGTTGACCGCGGACTACCTCGCCAGAGCAGGCAGCGGTGCGCGCATCGCGCTGGCAGGCCGGTCGGCAACGAAGCTGCGTGACGTCCGCGATTCGCTCGGACCCGCAGCGAGCGACTGGCCCCTCATCGAGGCAGACGCGTCACAGCCGTCCTCCCTCAACGACATGGCCGCGCGTACCCGCGTGGTCGTGACGACCGTCGGTCCGTACACCAAGTACGGCCTGCCGCTCGTCGCCGCGTGCGCTGCCGCGGGGACCGACTACGCCGACCTGACTGGCGAGACCATGTTCGTCCGCGACAGCATCGACACCCATCACGAGCAGGCGGCCGACAACGGGGCACGCATCGTCCACGCATGCGGATTCGATTCCATCCCCTCGGATCTCAGCGTCTACGCGCTGCACCGGCGGGCCGAACAGGACGGCGCAGGACAGCTGGGTGAGACCACCCTCGTGGTGCGGCGCTTCGCCGGCGGCATCTCGGGCGGCACCCTCGCCTCGATGCTCGAGGTGCTGGACACGTCGTCGTCCGACCCCGAGGCACGTCGGCAGATGAACGACCCCTACACCCTGAGCACCGACCGGTCGGCCGAACCCGAACTGGGGCATCAATCGGACACGCCCTGGCGGCGCGGCCGGGATATCGCACCGGAACTCGACGGCGTCTGGACGGGTGCCTTCGCCATGGGCGCGCCCAACTCCCGAATCGTGCGGCGGTCCAACGCGCTGCTCGACTGGTCCTACGGCCGCACGTTCCGCTACGCGGAGACCATGAGCATGGGTTCCTCGGTCGTCGCGCCCGTGGCCGCCGCGCTCGACACCGCCGCCAACGTCGCGATGCTCGGTCTCGGCGGCAGGTACTTCAACAAGCTCCCGCGGGGGCTGATCGAGCGAGTCCTGCCCAAGCCGGGCACCGGTCCCAGCGAGAAGGCCCGTGAGAACGGTCATTACACCGTCGAGACGTACACCACCACGACCACCGGCGCACGGTACCGCGCCACGATGTCGCAGCAGGGTGATCCCGGCTACAAGGCGACGTCGGTTCTGCTGGGCGAATGCGGCCTTGCGCTGGCCCTGGACCGCGACGCGCTGTCGGATCTGCACGGCGTGCTCACCCCTGCCGCCGCGCTCGGCGACGCACTACTGGCGCGATTCCCGGCGGCGGGCGTCTCCCTGGAGACCGAACGATTGGCCTGA
- a CDS encoding valine--tRNA ligase, whose product MTATSQPADHPGASALPKSWDPGEVESELYQGWVDAGYFTADPSSAKPPYSIVLPPPNVTGSLHMGHALDHTLMDALTRRKRMQGYEVLWLPGMDHAGIATQSVVEKQLAIDGKTKEDFGRELFVDKVWDWKRESGGTIGWQMRRIGDGVDWSRDRFTMDDGLSRAVRTIFKRLYDAGLIYQAERLVNWSPVLETAISDLEVKYDDVEGELVSFRYGSMNDDEPHIVVATTRLETMLGDTAIAVHPDDDRYRALVGSTLPHPFLDRDVVIVADAHVDPEFGTGAVKVTPAHDPNDFEIGVRHGLPMPSILDTKGRIVDTGTQFDGMDRFDARVAVREALAAEGRIVAEKRPYVHSVGHSERSGEPIEPRLSLQWWVKVESLAKAAGDAVRNGDTVIHPKSLEPRWFAWVDDMHDWCISRQLWWGHRIPIWHGPNGEKVCVGPDDTPPEGWEQDPDVLDTWFSSALWPFSTMGWPDSTPELEKFYPTSVLVTGYDILFFWVARMMMFGTFVGDDATITEGGSRGPQVPFENVFLHGLIRDEFGRKMSKSKGNGIDPLDWVETFGADALRFTLARGASPGGDLSIGEDAARASRNFATKLFNATKFALMNGASPAPLPAVEALTDADRWILGRLEEVRAEVDSAFDAYEFSRACESLYHFAWDEFCDWYLELAKVQLASAPDGPTNAVLAAVLDALLKLLHPVMPFVTEALWKTLTGGESVVIADWPSASGVALDPVVAQRIADMQKLVTEVRRFRSDQGLNDRQRVPARLVGIGDADLDTQVPAVAALAWLTEPEDGFTPSASVEVRLTRGTVAVELDTSGTVDVAAERRRLQKDLAAAEKELAQTTAKLGNEAFLAKAPEPVVEKIRARKQLAAEEVERISGRLDGLR is encoded by the coding sequence GTGACCGCCACCTCGCAGCCTGCCGACCACCCCGGGGCATCCGCCCTGCCGAAATCGTGGGACCCGGGCGAGGTGGAGAGCGAGCTGTACCAGGGCTGGGTCGACGCCGGATACTTCACGGCCGACCCGTCGAGTGCCAAACCGCCCTACTCCATCGTGCTGCCCCCGCCCAACGTCACCGGCAGCCTGCACATGGGTCACGCGCTCGACCACACGCTGATGGACGCGCTGACGCGCCGCAAGCGCATGCAGGGTTACGAGGTGCTGTGGCTGCCTGGCATGGACCACGCGGGCATCGCGACCCAGAGCGTCGTCGAGAAGCAGCTCGCCATCGACGGCAAGACCAAGGAGGACTTCGGCCGCGAGCTGTTCGTCGACAAGGTCTGGGACTGGAAGCGGGAGTCCGGTGGCACCATCGGTTGGCAGATGCGCCGCATCGGTGACGGCGTCGACTGGAGCCGCGACCGGTTCACCATGGACGACGGGCTCTCGCGGGCCGTGCGCACCATCTTCAAGAGGCTCTACGACGCCGGCCTGATCTATCAGGCCGAACGCCTGGTGAACTGGTCGCCGGTGCTCGAGACGGCCATCTCCGACCTCGAGGTCAAGTACGACGACGTCGAAGGCGAGCTGGTGTCGTTCCGCTACGGCTCGATGAACGACGACGAGCCGCACATCGTCGTCGCCACCACGCGCCTGGAGACGATGCTCGGCGACACGGCGATCGCCGTGCACCCCGACGACGACCGCTACCGTGCGCTGGTCGGGTCGACGCTGCCGCACCCGTTCCTGGACCGGGACGTCGTGATCGTCGCCGACGCGCACGTCGATCCCGAGTTCGGCACCGGCGCAGTGAAGGTCACCCCCGCCCACGACCCGAACGACTTCGAGATCGGCGTGCGGCACGGCCTGCCCATGCCGTCGATCCTGGACACCAAGGGTCGGATCGTCGACACCGGAACACAATTCGACGGCATGGATCGCTTCGACGCGCGGGTTGCGGTCCGCGAGGCGCTCGCCGCCGAGGGCCGCATCGTGGCCGAGAAGCGGCCGTACGTGCACAGCGTCGGGCATTCCGAACGCAGCGGCGAACCCATCGAGCCGCGGCTGTCGCTGCAGTGGTGGGTGAAGGTCGAGTCGCTGGCCAAGGCTGCTGGTGACGCAGTGCGCAACGGCGACACCGTGATTCACCCCAAGAGTCTCGAGCCGCGCTGGTTCGCGTGGGTCGACGACATGCACGACTGGTGCATCTCGCGTCAGCTGTGGTGGGGGCACCGCATCCCGATCTGGCACGGCCCGAACGGCGAGAAGGTTTGTGTCGGACCCGACGACACCCCGCCGGAGGGTTGGGAGCAGGACCCGGACGTGCTCGACACGTGGTTCTCCTCGGCGCTGTGGCCGTTCTCCACGATGGGATGGCCGGACTCCACCCCCGAACTCGAGAAGTTCTATCCCACCAGCGTGCTGGTCACCGGCTACGACATCCTGTTCTTCTGGGTCGCGCGCATGATGATGTTCGGCACCTTCGTCGGCGACGACGCCACCATCACCGAAGGCGGGTCGCGGGGCCCGCAGGTGCCGTTCGAGAACGTGTTCCTGCACGGCCTGATCCGCGACGAGTTCGGCCGGAAGATGAGCAAGTCGAAGGGCAATGGCATCGATCCGCTGGACTGGGTCGAGACCTTCGGCGCCGACGCGCTGCGGTTCACGCTGGCCCGCGGTGCCAGCCCGGGTGGCGACCTGTCGATCGGTGAGGACGCCGCCCGCGCGTCGCGGAACTTCGCGACCAAGCTGTTCAACGCCACGAAGTTCGCGTTGATGAACGGTGCCAGTCCCGCCCCGCTGCCGGCCGTCGAGGCGCTCACCGATGCCGACCGCTGGATTCTCGGGCGCTTGGAAGAGGTTCGGGCGGAGGTGGACTCGGCGTTCGACGCCTATGAGTTCAGCAGGGCATGCGAGTCGCTGTACCACTTCGCGTGGGACGAGTTCTGCGACTGGTACCTCGAGCTGGCGAAGGTGCAGCTGGCCTCCGCTCCCGACGGCCCGACGAATGCCGTGCTGGCCGCCGTGCTCGACGCCCTGCTCAAGCTGCTGCATCCGGTGATGCCCTTCGTGACCGAGGCGCTGTGGAAGACGCTCACCGGCGGTGAGTCGGTGGTGATCGCCGACTGGCCCAGCGCTTCGGGCGTGGCGCTCGATCCGGTTGTCGCGCAACGGATCGCCGACATGCAGAAGTTGGTGACCGAGGTGCGCCGGTTCCGCAGCGACCAGGGCCTCAACGACCGCCAGCGGGTGCCCGCCCGGCTCGTCGGCATCGGCGACGCCGATCTGGACACCCAGGTGCCCGCCGTCGCCGCGCTCGCCTGGCTCACCGAACCCGAGGACGGGTTCACCCCGTCGGCGTCGGTCGAGGTCCGTCTGACCCGCGGCACGGTGGCCGTCGAACTCGACACCTCCGGCACCGTCGACGTCGCCGCCGAGCGACGCAGGCTGCAGAAGGATCTGGCGGCGGCGGAGAAGGAACTGGCGCAGACGACGGCGAAGCTCGGCAACGAGGCCTTCCTGGCCAAGGCGCCCGAGCCCGTCGTCGAGAAGATCCGAGCCCGCAAGCAATTGGCCGCAGAAGAGGTCGAACGCATCTCGGGTCGCCTCGACGGTCTGCGATGA
- the folC gene encoding bifunctional tetrahydrofolate synthase/dihydrofolate synthase, with product MTEPTPDEIASLLQVEHLLDQRWPETKIEPSLGRISALLELLGSPQRAYPSIHVAGTNGKTSVVRLIDALLMALHRRTGRTTSPHLQSAVERIAIDGEPLSPAAYVETYREIEPFVELVDRQSEADGGPRMSKFEVLTAMAFSAFADAPVDVAVVEVGLGGRWDATNVVDAPVAVITPIGIDHADYLGDTIAEIAAEKAGIIVKAKEEPVPLEVDLSTVAVIGQQVPEAMEVLLAQAVRADAAVAREDSEFAVLSREVAIGGQVLELQGLGGVYSEIFLPLHGEHQAHNAVVALAAVEAFFGAGAGRQLDVDAVRAGFANATSPGRLERMRSAPTVFIDAAHNPAGAAALTTALEQEFDFRYLVGVVSVMADKDVDGILAALEPAFDVLVVTHNGSPRAMEVEALAMRAEERFGQERVVIASTLPDAIETATAMVEDAGDDGAGFSGAGMVITGSVVTAGAARTLFGRDPR from the coding sequence ATGACCGAGCCGACGCCCGACGAGATCGCATCGCTGCTGCAGGTCGAGCACCTGCTGGATCAGCGCTGGCCGGAAACGAAGATCGAGCCCAGCCTCGGGCGGATCAGCGCGTTGCTCGAACTGCTCGGTTCGCCGCAGCGGGCGTACCCGAGCATCCACGTGGCCGGCACGAACGGCAAGACCTCGGTGGTACGGCTGATCGACGCACTGCTGATGGCGCTGCACCGCAGGACGGGTCGCACCACCAGCCCACACCTGCAATCCGCGGTCGAGCGCATCGCGATCGACGGTGAGCCGCTCTCGCCGGCGGCCTACGTCGAGACCTACCGCGAGATCGAGCCGTTCGTCGAACTCGTCGACCGGCAGTCCGAGGCCGACGGAGGCCCGCGGATGAGCAAATTCGAGGTGCTGACCGCCATGGCGTTCAGCGCGTTCGCCGACGCACCGGTCGACGTCGCCGTCGTCGAGGTCGGCCTGGGCGGACGCTGGGACGCGACCAACGTGGTCGACGCGCCGGTCGCCGTCATCACCCCGATCGGGATCGACCACGCGGACTACCTCGGCGACACGATCGCCGAGATCGCCGCGGAGAAGGCCGGGATCATCGTCAAGGCCAAGGAGGAGCCCGTACCGTTGGAGGTCGATCTGAGCACTGTCGCGGTGATCGGCCAGCAGGTACCCGAGGCGATGGAAGTCCTACTGGCCCAAGCAGTTCGCGCCGATGCCGCCGTGGCACGGGAGGACTCCGAGTTCGCCGTGCTCAGTCGCGAGGTCGCCATCGGGGGACAGGTGCTCGAGCTGCAGGGTCTCGGCGGCGTCTACTCCGAGATCTTCTTGCCGCTCCATGGTGAGCACCAGGCCCACAACGCGGTCGTCGCACTCGCGGCCGTCGAGGCGTTCTTCGGCGCGGGCGCCGGCCGCCAGCTCGACGTCGACGCAGTGCGCGCGGGCTTCGCGAACGCGACCAGCCCTGGCCGTCTGGAGCGGATGCGCAGCGCGCCGACGGTCTTCATCGACGCCGCGCACAACCCCGCGGGCGCAGCCGCCCTGACCACGGCTCTCGAGCAGGAGTTCGACTTCCGGTACCTCGTCGGCGTGGTGTCGGTGATGGCCGACAAGGACGTCGACGGCATCCTCGCCGCGCTCGAGCCCGCGTTCGACGTGCTGGTCGTGACCCACAACGGATCGCCGCGGGCCATGGAGGTCGAGGCACTGGCGATGCGCGCCGAGGAGCGGTTCGGTCAGGAGCGGGTCGTGATCGCATCCACTCTGCCGGACGCCATCGAGACGGCGACGGCCATGGTCGAGGACGCCGGCGACGACGGCGCCGGGTTCTCCGGAGCGGGCATGGTCATCACCGGCTCGGTGGTCACCGCAGGCGCCGCCCGCACGCTGTTCGGACGGGATCCACGATGA
- a CDS encoding DUF4233 domain-containing protein: MTSVEPPPAPPDPWKSFRGVMAGTLILEAIVVLLALPVVSVANGGLTWTSGGYLIGLSVVLILMAGVQGRPWALKANLAVQVVVVAGALVHPAVGFIGVVFAAVWALIAYLRAEVKRRQDRGQLPGQQDPPG; the protein is encoded by the coding sequence ATGACGTCTGTCGAACCACCACCGGCCCCACCGGACCCGTGGAAGAGCTTCCGCGGGGTGATGGCCGGCACCCTCATCCTCGAGGCGATCGTCGTGCTGCTTGCCCTGCCCGTGGTGAGCGTGGCCAACGGTGGTCTGACGTGGACGTCCGGCGGCTACCTCATCGGCCTCAGCGTCGTCCTGATCCTGATGGCTGGCGTGCAGGGCAGGCCGTGGGCGCTCAAGGCGAACCTGGCCGTGCAGGTGGTGGTCGTCGCGGGCGCACTCGTGCACCCCGCGGTCGGATTCATCGGCGTCGTGTTCGCAGCGGTGTGGGCGTTGATCGCCTACCTGCGCGCCGAGGTCAAGCGTCGACAGGACCGGGGCCAGTTGCCTGGGCAGCAGGATCCACCCGGCTGA
- the ndk gene encoding nucleoside-diphosphate kinase has protein sequence MTEQTLILVKPDGVKRLLVGEILSRIERKGLTLAALELKTVDDALARAHYAEHEDKPFFPSLLEFITSGPVVAAIVEGPRAVAAFRQIAGGTDPVEKAAPGTIRGDLALVTQDNLVHGSDSPESAAREIELWFPGR, from the coding sequence GTGACTGAACAGACTCTGATTTTGGTGAAGCCCGATGGCGTCAAGCGACTGCTCGTCGGCGAGATTCTGAGCAGGATCGAGCGCAAGGGGCTGACGCTCGCGGCCCTCGAACTCAAGACGGTCGACGACGCATTGGCCCGTGCGCACTATGCGGAGCACGAGGACAAGCCGTTCTTCCCGTCGCTTCTGGAATTCATCACCTCGGGACCCGTCGTGGCCGCCATCGTCGAGGGACCCCGCGCCGTTGCCGCGTTCCGGCAGATCGCGGGCGGCACCGATCCGGTGGAGAAGGCTGCCCCGGGCACGATCCGCGGTGACCTGGCCTTGGTCACCCAGGACAACCTGGTGCACGGCTCGGATTCGCCCGAATCGGCGGCCCGCGAAATCGAACTCTGGTTCCCCGGGCGTTAG